The nucleotide sequence CATGACGTCGGCGCTGACCAGTGCGTCCATGGTGATCTGCACCGTCTGGACCAGGGACACGTCGGCGCCGGCCCCCTGCTCTCGGGCGACCGCGGAGATCCGCCGTGCGAGGTCGAGGTCCCGGTCGGTGAGGCCCTGGTACTCGTCGATGACGGTGATCAGCCGGACGGTGACGGTGCCGGCCTGCAGGTCGAGGTCGGGCTGGTGTGGTCCGGCGTCGTCGACGGCGGCGGCGATGGCCTGGGCGAGCCTGACGCCGTCGCCGAACGAGCCGGTGCGGAACACCGCGCAGGCGCCGTCGGCGACGACCCGCCAGTCGCTGGTGGTCGCGTCCTCGTGGAACGAGCGTGCGGTGATCGGTGTGGCCATCTCACTCTCCGGTGCTGCCGTCGACGGATTCGCGCAGGATGTCGGCGTGGCCGTTGTGCCGCGCGTACTCCTCGATCATGTGGGTGAGGACCCAGCGCACGCTGGGCGCGCGGCCGTCGCGCCAGGGGCGGTCGACGGGCCGGCTCAGCCCGCTGTCGGCCAGCGCCTCGGCGAGGTTCGCCCGGGACCGGCCGACCGCCTCGTCCCAGAGCGCGAACAGCTGCTCCGGCTTGTCGTCGGCGGCGGAGTGCCAGTCCCAGTCGTAGTCGGCGGCCCAGTCGACGGTGTTCCAGGGCGCGCTGCGCTCGCGGCCGAGCAGCCGGAACGTGAACCAGTCGTCCTCGACGTAGGCGAGGTGCTTGATCAGACCGCCGAGCGTCATGGTCGAGGCGCCGACGGTGGCGGTCAGCCCGGAGCCGTCCAGGCCGCGGCACTTCCACGCGAGCGTGGCGCGCTGGTAGTCGAGGAACCCGGCCAGCGTCCGCAGCTCGTCGCCGTCGATCGGCGGTTCCGGCCGGCCGTGCTCGTCGGTGTCGGTCACTTGGCCGCGGCCTCGTTGATGAGGCGGCCGAGGTCGTCGGGACGGCTGAACTGCGGCCAGTGCCCGGTCGGCAGGTCGACGTACTCGACGTCGTGGAGCTTGGTGAACTCCTGCACGGGCGGCTCGCCGCCGTCGATCCAGTCGCGCAGCTCGGCGGCGGAGAACTCCGGGCAGATGACGGTGACCGGGACGTCGAAGCGGCGCTCGTCGGTGAGCCGGATCGGGTCGGTGGTGGCCCGCTCGGGCGACGGGATCGCGCGGGCGCGGAAGTCCGCACGGGCCGCGTCGTCGAGGTCCTTGAGGTCGGTCTCGCCGAGGTCCTCCCAGCTGGGCAGTGGGATCTCGCCGTTCTCGGCCGCGAACCGGCCGAGCGGCTCGCCGTCCGTCGCCGGGAATCCGCCGATGTAGACGGTGCGGGCGACGCGGTCCGGCCGCGCGTCGGCGGCGGCGTAGGCCAGCGCGGAGCCGAGCGAGTGCCCCACGACCAGCACCTTCCCCTCGCCCGCCGGCACCGCGTCGACCGCCGCCACGACCGCGTCGATGTGATCCTGCAACGTGACGGCCGAGCGGTCGGCGTCTCTGGACTCCAGGCCGGGGAGGGTCAGCGGGTGCGCCGTGTGGCCGGCCCGTTCGAGGACGGGGATCACCCGGTCCCACGAGGTGGCGTCGAGCCAGAGGCCGGGGATCAGAACGATGTGCATGGTGTTCGCCCTCTCGGGTTCGGTATGATCCAGATCTACGGATCAATCCAACCTAGTGGAACGGACCGGAAATGTCGATCGATCGGCCGATGCCCGACTACGACCTGGACGACCAGGCCGTCGTCACGGCGCCGGCCCAGCTGCGCGCGATGTCCGACCCGCTGCGATCGACCATCCTCGAACTGGTCCTCGAACGCGCTGCGACGGTCACCGAGCTGGCCGCCGCGGTCGGCCGCCCCAAATCGACCGTCGCCCACCACGTGGGTGTGCTGGTCGACGCCGGCATGCTGCGGGTCGTCCGGACCCGGCGCGTCCGGGCCATCGACGAGCGCTACTACGGCCGGACGGCGCGGCTGTTCCGCATCGGCAAGATCGACCATCCGGTGATCTGGGAGAACGACCTCTCTGTCGCCGCGGCCGAGGCGCGGGCCGCGTACGAGGCCGACGTGATGATGAGCATCCACCGCCACGCGCGGATTCCGCGGGAGCGTGGCATGGAGTTCTGGGAGAAGGTGCTGGAGCTGGTCCGCGAGTTCAGCACCATCCCGCGCTCCGGCGACACCGTCTTCGGCTTCGTCGCCGGGTTGTATCCGACGGATCATCCCGCGCTGCCGGATCCTGACCCCGCGGAGTGAGCGTTGGGTTTGCCGAGTTGGCCGTCCCCCTGCTGCCCATGGTCTTAGCCTCGATCCACCGACAGGTGGAGTGTCGTGGTAGGGCGTGGGAGCGTGAGAATGCCCTTCTGAGCTGGGAGGATACGACTTGTCTAAGGCACGTATCGCCAGCTCAAGAAGGGCATCTCGTAGATGCAACTCTCTCACACCCGACCGGTCGTCTCGGCGGCCTTCGATGAGCCCAACCTCGTGTCGTCGGCGGGCCTGGTCCCGGCGATGGCCCTGGCCGGCGAGGCACGGCTGCGCGAGCTGGGCGATGAGCACCTGAGCGTGCCGACGGACAAGGGCGCCAACGCCGGGCTGAAGCTGTCGGGCCTGGTCGCCGGCATGACCGCCGGCGCGGACAGCATCGACGACATGGCCCTGCTACGCCACGGCGCGATGGGGAAGGTCTTCGCCGGCATCTACGCCCCCTCCACACTTGGCTCGTTCCTGCGCGCCTTCACCTTCGGCCATGTCCGCCAAGCCGACGCGATCGCCTCTCGGTTTCTGATCAACCTGACCCAGCGCACGGCCCTGCTGGGCGAGACCGCAGACACCGCGACGGTGATGGTCGACATCGACGACACCATCGTGGAGGTACACGGCTATCAGAAGCAGGGCGCGGGGTTCGGGTACTCCGGGGTGCGGGGCCTGAACGCCGTGCTGGCCACCGTTTCCAGCCAGACCTTCGCGCCGGTGATCGCCGCCCAGCGCCTGCGCAACGGCTCGGCCGGGTCCCCACGCGGGGCGACGCGTCTGGCCACCGACGCCCTCGCCCTGATCCGCCGCACCCACCTGGCCGGCCGAGACGTGCTGGTCCGGGCGGACTCGGCGTTCTACTCCCACGCCCTGGTCACCGCAGCGTTGAAGGCCGGCGCGAACGTCTCGATCACCGTGCGGATGGACCCGGCGGTCAAACGCGCCATCGCCGGCATCGCCGAGACCGCCTGGACCACGATCAAATACACCGACGCCGTCTACGACGAGACCACCAGAACATGGAACTCTCGTGCCGAGGTCGCCGAGGTTCCCTTCACCGCGTTCACCTCCAAGAACAAGACCGACCAGGTCCCCGGCCGGCTCGTGGTCCGCCGTATCCCCGATCTCAACCCCCGCAACAGCGAAGGCCAGGACACGTTGTTCGATTCCTGGCGCTTCCACGCCTTCTTCACCACCACCGACACCACCGAGATGGACACCGTCGCCGCGGACCAGACCCACCGGGCCCACGCGGTCATCGAGAACGTCCACGCCGACCTCAAGGCCTCCGCGCTGGCCCACCTGCCCTCCGGGGTGTTCAACGCCAACGCGGCCTGGCTCGTCTGCGCGGTCATGGCGTTCAACCTCACCCGCGCCGCCGCGACCCTGACCAAGACCCCCACTCTGACCAGGGCGACCACCGCGACGATCCGCCGCAAACTCATCACCGTCCCCGCCCGGATCGCCACCTCCGCCCGGCGTCTGACCCTGCACCTGCCGACCAACTGGCCCTGGCAGACCGCGTGGTCCACGCTCTACAACGCCCTCTTCCCCCGGCCCGCCACGACACACACCTGACCACCAGCCCCCGCCGGCACGAGAAGGAACCCCAGTGGAAAGCCGGGCAGACCGGCAACTCACTCACACCCAACGTGATCACAACCACCTCGCCTGAAACCAGACGACGTCACCAAGCTGGTCGGTGGATCGAGGCTTAGCCGCGAGGGTGCGCCTCAAGTCCGCGCTGGGCTGCCCCGAGCTTTCCGGACCGCTTCGTTTGCGGTCTCTTATGCTGCGAGCTGGCCATTCAGGTGTTCGTTGCGGACTTCGTGCGGGGTCCGGTAGCCGAGCCCTGAATGGATTCGTCTGCGATTGTAGAAGAGTTCGATGTAGTTCGCAACATCCTCGCGGGCTTTCTTCCGTGTCGGGTACACGGTGCGGTAGACGCGCTCGACCTTCAACATGGAATTGAACGATTCGGCCAGAGCGTTGTCGTAGCAAATGCCGGTCCTGCCGAGCGAAGCGCGCATCCCGAGCTGCTTGATCTTCGCTGAGAAGTCAGTCGATGTGTACTGCGTCCCGCGATCTGAGTGAAGGATGCAGCGGTCGGCGAGATCGTGATTCCTGGCGGCCATGTCGAGCGCGTCGGTGACGAGTTCGGTGCGCATGTGGTCGGCGAGTGCGTACCCGATGACTTCTTTGTTGAAGCAGTCGATCACGGTCGCCAGGTACAGCCATCCCTCCCAGGTGTGGATGTAGGTGATGTCGCCGACCAGCTTCGTTCCCGGCGCGTCGGCGGTGAAGTCGCGGCGCACCAGGTCTGGGGTGGCCGGCCGGTCGTCGCCCTGGATAGTGGTGATCTTGTACGGGCGCGGCTGGCACGGCACCAGGCCCAGCTCACGCATCAGGTCACGGACCAGCTCGGGCCCGGCCTGCTCGCCGCCGCGGAGCAGCTCGGCGTGGATGCGCCGGTACCCGTAGGTGCGGTCGTTGTGGTCGAACAACGCCTCGATCTTGAGCTTCAACTCCTCACGCCGCCGCGTGGTCGCCGACGGTGGCCGGTCCCGCCAGTCGTAGTAGCCGGACCTGGACACACCCAGCCAGGTGAACATCTGCTTGAGAGACGGAGCGTCGTTGACATTGTCGGCGCTATTGTGCGCGTACTCGGCGGCGATGAACTCGTACTTCTCGCTCACCGCTGCTCCTTCGCGAAGTACGCGGCAGCTTTTTTCAGGAACGCGAGCTCCATCTCCTGGTCTCGCGTCCGCCGTCGCAGTTCGGCCAACTCCGCACGTTCGGACAACCCCAGCGGCGGCTCGTCGCCGACGTGGTCCTCTCGGTACTTCTTCACCCAATTGCCGAGAGTGGTCTCACCCACGCCGATCTCACGCGCCACATCGGCAATACGACGGTCATTCTCGACCACCAGTCGAGCAGCCTCTTCGCGGAACTCAGGCGTGAATGTTGCCTTCTTCCTCGCCACGAACACTTCTCCTTTCCGGATCGGACCTTATGAGGTCCGCAGTCCGGAAAGTGGGAGGCACGCCACGCCTCTGCTGTTCATTGTTCGCGGTGGTTGGGGGCTTGGACTTGACCCGCACCCTCGCGGTCTAAGTACTGGCAGCTATCAGGGGGACGGGGGAGGTGTGGCGACGGGTCGGGCGTCGATGTCGGCTGTCGTCTTCGATAGTGGCGACCGTCTTCGTTGGGGCGCGAGGACGGCTTCTGCCATCGAGGACCGCCCTGGCTGTCGAGGACGACGGTGCGGGTCGTGGTCTGGTGTGACGTCGTGGTCTGCCGTTACGCGAAATGGTGGATTCGGGGCTGGTGGCGTGACCGGGGACCAGGACGTAACGGCAGACCAGGACGCCGGCGCTCACCAACCTGGGTGTGAGTCGCGTTTCCGGGCCCGTTTCGCCGGTTCAGCGCGACTCACACCCAGGACGCGCCTCACACCCAGGAAGTCGACGCCGCAGAGTCCGGCGAACGGTGCATATCGGGCGGGCTGTGCCCGGTTCTTCCCCGTCCCCTGATAGCTGCCCGTTCTTAGGCCGCGGGCCCGCGGGTCAAGCGGTCTCGTCGGCGCGAAGCGCCCATCAGTCCGCTTGAGGCGCGGGTGCGCGGCTAAGAAAATGGGCAGCAGGGGGACGGCGAACCTCAACACCCCCCGACCGTGCGCCACATCACGGACGCAGCGCTTGCATAGTCATGCGGAACCTTGCATACTTTTGCTCGTGTCCAAAGTCCTCACCTCCCTGCCCGCCGGCGAGCGGGTCGGCATTGCGTTCTCCGGCGGTCTCGACACCTCCGTGGCGGTGGCGTGGATGCGCGACAAGGGGGCGGTCCCGTGCACGTACACCGCCGATCTCGGGCAGGCCGACGAGGACGACATCGACTCGGTGCCGGGGCGGGCGAAGCTGTACGGCGCCGAGATCGCCCGGCTGGTCGACTGCCGCGCCGCGCTGGTCGAGGAGGGGCTGGCCGCGCTGACATGCGGGGCGTTCCATATCCGCAGCGGCGGCCGCGCGTACTACAACACGACCCCGCTGGGCCGGGCCGTCACCGGCACGCTCCTCGTCCGGGCCATGCTTGAGGACGACGTCCAGATCTGGGGCGACGGGTCGACGTTCAAGGGGAACGACATCGAGCGGTTCTACCGCTACGGTCTGCTCGCCAACCCGAACCTGCGCATCTACAAGCCGTGGCTCGACGCCCAGTTCGTGGGGGAGTTGGGTGGACGGCGCGAGATGAGCGAGTGGCTGCGCACCCACGACCTCCCGTACCGCGACAGCACCGAGAAGGCGTACTCCACCGACGCGAACATCTGGGGCGCGACGCACGAGGCGAAGACGCTGGAGCATCTCGACAACGGCATCGAGACGGTCGACCCGATCATGGGCGTCCGGTTCTGGGACCCCGAGGTCGAGATCCCGGCCGAGGACGTCACCATCGGCTTCGAGCAGGGCCGCCCGACCACCATCAACGGCCAGGCGTTCGCCAGCCCGGTCGAGCTGGTGCTGGAGGCCAACGCCATCGGCGGACGGCACGGGCTGGGCATGTCCGACCAGATCGAGAACCGCATCATCGAGGCCAAGAGCCGCGGCATCTACGAGGCGCCCGGCATGGCGCTGCTGCACGCGGCCTACGAGCGGCTCGTCAACGCCATCCACAACGAGGACACCGTCGCGAACTACCACAACGAGGGCCGGCGGCTCGGCCGGCTCATGTACGAGGGCCGCTGGCTCGACCCCCAGGCGCTCATGCTGCGCGAGTCGCTGCAGCGCTGGGTCGGCTCGGCGGTGAGCGGTGAGGTGACATTGCGGCTGCGGCGCGGCGAGGACTACTCGATCCTCGACACCACCGGCCCGGCGCTCAGCTACCACCCGGACAAGCTGTCGATGGAGCGCACCGCCGACTCCGCGTTCGGCCCGGTCGACCGCATCGGCCAGCTGACCATGCGCAACCTCGACATCGCCGACTCGCGGGCCAAGCTGGAGCAGTACGCCGGGCTCGGCCTGGTCGGCGGCGCGCACGCGGAGTTGATCGGCGCGACGCACCTGGTCGGCGAGCTGCCCGAGGGCGGCGCCGAGGCCATCGCGTCCCGCGGCGAGGTCGACGCCGACGCCATGCTCGACCGCGCCGCCATGGAGGCCGGCACCGACTGACGCCGGTGCCGTCCTTCACGAGCAGGACGGTCAGCGGGACAGGAAGGCCCGGACCGACTCGGCGACGGCGTCGGGAGCCAGCCAGAACGCGCCGTGGTCCTGACCGGGCAGTGTCTCGACGATGACGGCGGGCAGGATCTCGGCCAGCGCGTGGGCGCCGTCGAGGAAGAACTGCTCGCTGTTCTCGCCGACCAGCACTAGGATCGGCGCGTCGACGGACCAGCGGTCGCGGGGGAGCGGCCGGCCGGACAGCAGGCCCTCGACGATGCGGCCGTCGTAGGCGTAGGTGTGCGCGAGCGTGGCCATCTCGTCCCACGACGGGTCCTGCTTCATGCCGGCGATCCACTCGGCCGGCACCAGCAGCACGTCGCTCATGAAGTACTCGACCGCCTCGCTGCGCTTCCCGGCGGCGACCAGCGCCTCCTGGTGCGCGACGTAGCCGGCCGGCGCCGGCGGCCGGGCGTCGTCGATGATGAACGGCGGCTCGTACAGGCCCAGTCCGGTGACCTTCGGGCCGAGCGCGGTGGCGGCGTCGAGCGCGAGGATGCCCCCGGCCGAGCCGCTGACCAGCGCCGCCCGGCCGCCGACGGTGTCGATGAGCGCCTCGATGTCGTCGATCTCGCGGGCCGGGTCGTACGGCTGCGGGTCGCCGCTGCCGCCGCGGCCGCGCCGGTCGTAGTTGACGACGGTGAAGTGCTTCGCCAGGGCGGCCGCCATGCCGGCGACGCCGGTGTGGTCCTCGGCGACCGTGCTGATGACGATGACGGCGGGGCCGGAGCCGGCCGTCTCGTACGCGATGGTGGTGCCGTCCTTCGAGGTCAGAGTCTGCATGGTTGGTCCTTTCAGAGGTGATTGTCGAGGCGGGTCAGCGCCTCCTGGTAGCCCTCGGCCATCCCGGCCGCGACCGCCTGCCGCAGCGCGTCGGCGTCGGGGAAGACGGCGGCGATGCTGACTCGGGTGCCGTCGCCGTCCGGGGTGAAGGTGACGTCGGTGACGACGCCGTCGTCGCCGTCCGCGTCCAGGAACTGGTCGAGGTAGACGAGGCGCTCGCGCGGCACCACGTCGCGGTAGGTGACGACGGCGTGGACCGGGTCGGCCGAGCCGTCGTCGGGGGCCAGCGAGAACCGCCACTGCCCGCCCGGGCGGACGTCCATGTGCTCGACGGTGGTGGTCCAGCCGTGCGGCCCCCACCAGCGGGCGACGGCGTCGGGCTCGGTCCACGCGGCCCACACCCGGCCGACCGCCGCGCGGTAGCGCCGGGCGATGGTGAGCGTGTTGGTCTGCTCGTCGATGACGATGCCGTCGCTGGTCACGAGCGGTCTCCGTTCGGGTCGGTGGCGGGGTCGGTGTCGTCGAGGAAGTCGCCGAGACGGTCCAGCCGCCCGGTCCACAGGACGGCGAAGCTCTGCGCCCACGCGCCGATGTCGCGCAGCGGCTCCGGGCGCAGCCGGTAGATGCGCTGCTGCGCCCGCCGGGTTGCGTCGACGACACCGGCGTCGGCCAGCAGCCGCAGGTGCCGCGACACGTGCGGCTGGGCCAGCCCGAGCGCGTCGACGATGGCGCCGACGCTGAGCGGGCCCGAGCGCAGCAGCTCGACGATGCGGAACCGGTTCGGTTCCGCGATCACGCTCAGCCGGTGCTGCAGCTCGTCCATACCTCGAACATACACAAGAACATATATACATGCAAGCAGATAAAGCTAGCCTGGCGCGATGGAGGTCGAGACGGTGACGATCGCGGTGGGACGGGACGTGCTCGACGAGCTGGGGCGGCGGCTGCGGGGGACCCGGTGGCCGCGGCACGACTCCGCCGACGACGCGCTCGGCCCGCCGTCCGCCGAGCTGCGCGAGCTGTGCGAATGGTGGGCGGACGGGTTCGTCTGGCCGGCCGTGGAGCGGCGCCTGAACCGGGCCCGGCAGCTCCTCGTCCACACGAGCCGTGGTGCCGTCCACGTCGCGGTGCACGACGGAGACGAGCGGCCGCCGCTGCTCCTGTTGCACGGCTGGCCGAGCAGCTTCCTGGAGTTCGAGCGGCTGGTTCCCCCTGCTCGCGCCGCGCACCGTCGTGGTCGCCTCTTTGCCCGGCTACGGGTGGTCCGAGCGCCCGGCCGGACAGTGGACCACCCGCGACACCGCCGGGCTGCTGGCCGAGGCGATGACGGTGCTCGGCTACGGCCGGTTCGTCGCGCACGGGACGGACTTCGGCTCCGCCGCCGCGACCTGGCTGGCGCTGGACCGGCCCGAGCTGGTCGCCGGGCTGCACCTGTCCAACCTCGACCTCGGCCCGACCCTGGCCGACGGCGACCGGCCGACCGACGAGGAGCGCGACTACCTCGACCGGTTCGACGCCTGGTGGCGCGGCGAGAACGGCTACAAGGAGATCCAGTCGACCCGGCCCGGCGCGCTGGCCCCGGCGCTGCTCGACTCGCCGGCCGGGCTGGCCGCGTGGGTGCTCGACAAGTGGTCGACCTGGACCGATCCGGCCCTGGGCCCGACGGTCGCGGCGCGGGCCGGCCGCGACGCGCTGCCCGAGCTGCTGACCTGGTGGTGGGCAACCGGAACCGTCGAGACGTCGGTGCTCGACTACGCCGACAACCGCGCGGCCGACACGACGATGCTGCCGCTCGGCGCCCGGGTCGAGGTGCCGACGGCGGTCGCCCGGTTCGGCCGCGAGCGCGGGTTCCGCGAGGACCCGCCGCGGTCCTGGGTGGAGCGGATGTACCGCCTCGACCGCTGGACCGACCAGCCGCGCGGCGGCCACTTCGCCGCCCTCGAGGCGCCCGACCTCCTTGCCGCCGACCTGCTCACCTTCGCCGCCACCCTCACCTGAGCCCGCGGCGCCGGCACCAAGGGGCGCGGGCGGCATGGACGCGGAGGGGCGGAGGGGCGGCGGATGCGGAGCCGGCGTCAAGAGCGCACGCGGCATGCTTCACCGCCGCGAAGCGGAGCCGGCGCAGCACCACCGCCCCTCTGCGCCGGACCGGCGGCCCTGTCGGTGCCGGATGAGAGGGTGCCGGAATGACCGCGACCCACCGCGTCCCGTGGCCGCTGCACCGCCGCCGGCTCGAACGCGCCACCGACTACTGGCTGTCCACCACGCGTCCCGACGGCCGCCCGCACATCGTGCCGCTATGGGGCGTCTGGCAGGACGGACGGCTCTACTTCAGCACCGACCCCGACTCGGTGAAGGGCCGCAACCTGACCGCCGAGCCGCGAGCGTCCGTCCACCTCGACGGCGGGCAGGACGTGCTGATGATCGAGGGGACGACGGCCAGGGTGGACGACGACGCCGTGCGCACGCGGGTCGACGACGCCATGGCGGAGAAGTACGTCACGCCCGACGGCGCCGCCTACCGGCTGGCCATGGACCCGCCGAACCGGCTCTGGGAGCTGCGCCCGGAACGCGCGCTGGCCTGGTGGGAGGCGCTGACCGGGCCGACGTTCACCCGCTGGGTGTGGACCGGCGGCCCCGACCCCGAGCCGGCGCCCGGCTGATCAGCGCGCTGCCCGCCGCCAGCGCCTCGGCCGTAGCGGCGATCGTCCGCTGCATCGCCGCGGCCGCCCGGGTCGGGGTGACGTCGGAGCGGTGCGCCAGGCTGACCGTGCGGGTCAGCGTCGGCGTCGTCAGACGCACCGAGCGCAGGCCCGGTCGGTCGAGCAGCACCATCGCCGGCACGACCGCGACACCGAGCCCGCGCTCGACGAACCGCAGCGCCGCGTCCATCTCCGCCCCTTCGAGCACGACCGACGGGGTCAGCCCGGCGGCGCGGAACGCCGCGTCGGTCGTGGCGCGCAGGTCGTAGCTCTCCGGGAAGACGATCTGCGGGAGCCCGGCCAGCCGGTCCAGGCCGATGGACGGCGTCGACGCGACCGGCGGCCGCGCGGCCGAGGAGATGACCACCAGCTCCTCGGTCAGCAGCGGCGTGCGGGTGAGGCTCGCCCCGGTGCGCGGCCGCCCGTCCGACGCGGTGATGAGCGCGAGGTCGAGCGCCCCGCCGGCCAGCTCGTCGATCAGGCTGCGCGAGCCGCCCTCGGTGAGGTGCAGCTCGATGCCCGGGTGGGCGCCGTGGAAGGTACTGACCGCCTCGGCGACCAGGCTGACGCACAGGGTCGGCGTCGCGCCCAGCCGCACGCGTCCGCGTCGCAGCCCGGCCAGCTCGGCCATCTCGCGGCGGACGGAGTCGGCGTCGGCGAGCATGCGGCGGGCCAGCGGCAAGAGCGTCTCGCCGGCCGCGGTGAGCGAGATGTGCCCGCGCGCGCGATGGAACAGCTCGGCCCCGAGCTCGCTCTCCAGCGACGAGATCTGCCGGCTGAGCGAGGGCTGGGCCAGGTGCAGGTGCTCCGCGGCCCGGGTGAAGTGGCCGAGCCTGGCGACCTCGGCGAAGCCGCGCAGCTGCTCCAGGTTCATACGTCATAGCGTAGGCGCATCGAAACGAGTCGAACAATGCATTGGCCACATCGACGGCGCGCGCCTAGCGTGGAAGCCATGAGCGCAGGCATCCCCGAACGACAGCTGTCCACCACGGTGCTCGTGATCGGGACGGGAGGGTCCGGGCTGCGGGCGGCCATCGAGGTCGCCGAGCAGGGCGTCGACGTGCTCGCCGTCGGCAAGCGGCCCCGCGACGACGCCCACACCGCGCTCGCGGCGGGCGGTATCAACGCGGCGCTCGGCACGATGGACGCCGACGACAGCTGGCAGCAGCATGCGGCCGACACCATCAAGGAGAGCTACTTCCTCGCCAACCCGCACACGGTCGAGATCGTCACGCAGGGCGCCGAGCGCGGCATCCGCGACCTCGAGCGTTACGGCATGGAGTTCGCCCGCGAGGTCGACGGCCGCATCTCCCAGCGCTTCTTCGGGGCGCACAAGTACCGGCGCACCGCGTTCACCGGCGACTACACCGGGCTGGAGATCCAGCGCACGCTGGTGCGCCGGGCCGAGCAGCTCGACGTCCCGATCCTCGACAGCGTTTACGTCACCCGCCTGCTCGTGCGCGACAACGTCGTCTTCGGCGCCTACGGCTTCGACCTGCACGACGGCACCCGGTATCTGATCCACGCCGACGCGGTGATCCTCGCCGCCGGCGGCCACAACCGCATCTGGCGCCGGACGTCCTCGCGCCGCGACGAGAACACCGGCGACTCGTTCCGGCTGGCGGTCGAGGCGGGTGCGCGGCTGCGCGATCCCGAGCTGGTCCAGTTCCACCCGTCCGGCATCATCGAGCCCGAGAACGCGGCGGGGACGCTGATCTCCGAGGCCGCGCGCGGCGAGGGCGGCATCCTCCGCAACGCCCTCGGCGAGCGGTTCATGCAGAAGTACGACCCCGAGCGCCTGGAGCTGTCCACCCGCGACCGCGTCGCGCTGGCCGCGTACACCGAGATCAAGCAGGGGCGCGGCACCGATAACGGCGGCGTCTGGCTGGACGTCTCGCACCTGCCGCGTGAGACGATCATGACCCGGCTGCCGCGGGTCTACCAGACGATGCTCGAGGTCCAGATGCTCGACATCACCACCGACCCGATCGAGGTGGCGCCCACGGCGCACTACTCGATGGGCGGCGTGTGGGTGCGGCCGGAGGACCACCGGACCGACGTCGAGGGGCTCTACGCCATCGGTGAGGCGTCCAGCGGGCTGCACGGCGCCAACCGCCTCGGCGGCAACTCCTTGATCGAACTGCTCGTCTTCGGCCGCATCGTGGGCCGGGCCGCCATCGCGCACTCGTCCGGGCTCGACGCCCAGCGCCGCTCGCGTGACGCGGTCGCCGAGGCGCGGGACGAGATCGACGGCCTCCTCGCGGCGGACGGGCCCGAGAACGTCCGCACCCTGCAGCGGGCGATCCGCGACACCATGACCGAGCACGCCGGCGTCGTCCGTGACGAGACCGGGCTCGAGACGGGGCTGGCCGAGCTGGAGAAGATCGAGGCGCGCATGGGCGACGTCGGCGTCCATCCCGACATCGCCGGCTTCCAGGACCTCGCGCACGCGTTCGACCTCAAGGCGTCC is from Jiangella alkaliphila and encodes:
- a CDS encoding VOC family protein, which gives rise to MATPITARSFHEDATTSDWRVVADGACAVFRTGSFGDGVRLAQAIAAAVDDAGPHQPDLDLQAGTVTVRLITVIDEYQGLTDRDLDLARRISAVAREQGAGADVSLVQTVQITMDALVSADVMRFWAAVLGYERRADSPDEDLVDPRWRGPGIWFQDMDAPRPQRNRLHIDVWVPPELAEARVAAALAAGGTMVRDKGPTYWTLADAEGNEVDVATVTGRD
- a CDS encoding DinB family protein, producing the protein MTDTDEHGRPEPPIDGDELRTLAGFLDYQRATLAWKCRGLDGSGLTATVGASTMTLGGLIKHLAYVEDDWFTFRLLGRERSAPWNTVDWAADYDWDWHSAADDKPEQLFALWDEAVGRSRANLAEALADSGLSRPVDRPWRDGRAPSVRWVLTHMIEEYARHNGHADILRESVDGSTGE
- a CDS encoding alpha/beta fold hydrolase, translating into MHIVLIPGLWLDATSWDRVIPVLERAGHTAHPLTLPGLESRDADRSAVTLQDHIDAVVAAVDAVPAGEGKVLVVGHSLGSALAYAAADARPDRVARTVYIGGFPATDGEPLGRFAAENGEIPLPSWEDLGETDLKDLDDAARADFRARAIPSPERATTDPIRLTDERRFDVPVTVICPEFSAAELRDWIDGGEPPVQEFTKLHDVEYVDLPTGHWPQFSRPDDLGRLINEAAAK
- a CDS encoding ArsR/SmtB family transcription factor; the protein is MSIDRPMPDYDLDDQAVVTAPAQLRAMSDPLRSTILELVLERAATVTELAAAVGRPKSTVAHHVGVLVDAGMLRVVRTRRVRAIDERYYGRTARLFRIGKIDHPVIWENDLSVAAAEARAAYEADVMMSIHRHARIPRERGMEFWEKVLELVREFSTIPRSGDTVFGFVAGLYPTDHPALPDPDPAE
- a CDS encoding IS1380 family transposase, which gives rise to MQLSHTRPVVSAAFDEPNLVSSAGLVPAMALAGEARLRELGDEHLSVPTDKGANAGLKLSGLVAGMTAGADSIDDMALLRHGAMGKVFAGIYAPSTLGSFLRAFTFGHVRQADAIASRFLINLTQRTALLGETADTATVMVDIDDTIVEVHGYQKQGAGFGYSGVRGLNAVLATVSSQTFAPVIAAQRLRNGSAGSPRGATRLATDALALIRRTHLAGRDVLVRADSAFYSHALVTAALKAGANVSITVRMDPAVKRAIAGIAETAWTTIKYTDAVYDETTRTWNSRAEVAEVPFTAFTSKNKTDQVPGRLVVRRIPDLNPRNSEGQDTLFDSWRFHAFFTTTDTTEMDTVAADQTHRAHAVIENVHADLKASALAHLPSGVFNANAAWLVCAVMAFNLTRAAATLTKTPTLTRATTATIRRKLITVPARIATSARRLTLHLPTNWPWQTAWSTLYNALFPRPATTHT
- a CDS encoding IS3 family transposase (programmed frameshift) gives rise to the protein MARKKATFTPEFREEAARLVVENDRRIADVAREIGVGETTLGNWVKKYREDHVGDEPPLGLSERAELAELRRRTRDQEMELAFLKKAGRVLREGAAVSEKYEFIAAEYAHNSADNVNDAPSLKQMFTWLGVSRSGYYDWRDRPPSATTRRREELKLKIEALFDHNDRTYGYRRIHAELLRGGEQAGPELVRDLMRELGLVPCQPRPYKITTIQGDDRPATPDLVRRDFTADAPGTKLVGDITYIHTWEGWLYLATVIDCFNKEVIGYALADHMRTELVTDALDMAARNHDLADRCILHSDRGTQYTSTDFSAKIKQLGMRASLGRTGICYDNALAESFNSMLKVERVYRTVYPTRKKAREDVANYIELFYNRRRIHSGLGYRTPHEVRNEHLNGQLAA
- the argG gene encoding argininosuccinate synthase gives rise to the protein MSKVLTSLPAGERVGIAFSGGLDTSVAVAWMRDKGAVPCTYTADLGQADEDDIDSVPGRAKLYGAEIARLVDCRAALVEEGLAALTCGAFHIRSGGRAYYNTTPLGRAVTGTLLVRAMLEDDVQIWGDGSTFKGNDIERFYRYGLLANPNLRIYKPWLDAQFVGELGGRREMSEWLRTHDLPYRDSTEKAYSTDANIWGATHEAKTLEHLDNGIETVDPIMGVRFWDPEVEIPAEDVTIGFEQGRPTTINGQAFASPVELVLEANAIGGRHGLGMSDQIENRIIEAKSRGIYEAPGMALLHAAYERLVNAIHNEDTVANYHNEGRRLGRLMYEGRWLDPQALMLRESLQRWVGSAVSGEVTLRLRRGEDYSILDTTGPALSYHPDKLSMERTADSAFGPVDRIGQLTMRNLDIADSRAKLEQYAGLGLVGGAHAELIGATHLVGELPEGGAEAIASRGEVDADAMLDRAAMEAGTD